Proteins from one Xenopus tropicalis strain Nigerian chromosome 1, UCB_Xtro_10.0, whole genome shotgun sequence genomic window:
- the gzma gene encoding granzyme A isoform X1, translated as MCRSQTSPRMRLFSFCLLSSILLLIHINGNICMDIIDGREAASHSRPYMAYIYSRTGSCGGTLIKQNWVLTAAHCVVNNSEVILGAHKVKSRENEQQRFSVARAIPHPCFEWKKKIHDIQLLQIKGAAKLNKFVSVLKLPTTDMDVKPGSSCSTAGWGVTKPNGKTPSDVLREVNVTVVDRGTCNKIYKKFKTEISTNMLCAGAPKKSDKKYDACQGDSGGPLICGKEFSGIVSFGKKCGDPKYPGIYTRLTARYLQWIRDVTGGAD; from the exons ATGTGCCGGAGCCAAACATCTCCAAGAATGAGACTTTTCAGCTTCTGCTTGCTTTCTAGCATTCTTCTTCTCATACACATCAATGGAA ATATCTGCATGGATATTATTGATGGCAGAGAGGCAGCTTCACATTCCAGACCGtacatggcatatatatatagtaggacAGGATCTTGTGGAGGGACGCTCATTAAGCAAAACTGGGTGCTAACTGCAGCTCACTGCGTTGT TAACAATTCAGAGGTTATACTTGGGGCTCATAAAGTGAAAAGCAGAGAAAACGAGCAGCAGAGATTTAGCGTTGCCAGAGCAATTCCACACCCATGCTTTGAATGGAAGAAAAAGATCCATGACATTCAGCTTCTTCAG ATTAAAGGAGCTGCGAAACTCAACAAATTTGTCTCAGTACTAAAGCTGCCAACCACTGATATGGATGTGAAGCCTGGAAGTAGTTGTAGCACTGCCGGCTGGGGAGTCACCAAACCTAATGGCAAAACTCCATCAGATGTCCTCCGGGAAGTTAATGTCACTGTTGTAGACAGAGGCACATGCAACAAAATCTATAAGAAGTTTAAAACTGAAATAAGCACCAACATGCTATGCGCTGGAGCACCTAAAAAATCAGATAAAAAATATGATGCCTGTCAG GGGGATTCTGGTGGGCCACTGATTTGTGGTAAAGAATTCAGCGGAATTGTttcatttggaaaaaaatgtggCGATCCTAAATACCCTGGCATTTACACGCGGCTGACAGCAAGGTACCTGCAATGGATACGGGATGTAACAGGAGGGGCTGACTGA
- the gzma gene encoding granzyme A (The RefSeq protein has 2 substitutions compared to this genomic sequence), which translates to MAYIYSRTGSCGGTLIKQNWVLTAAHCVVNNSEVILGAHNVKSRENEQQRFSVARAIPHPCFEWKKKIHDIQLLQIKGAAKLNKFVSVLKLPTTDMDVKPGSSCSTAGWGVTKPNGKTPSDVLREVNVTVVDRGTCNKIYKKFKTEISTNMLCAGAPKKSDKKYDACQGDSGGPLICGKEFSGIVSFGKKCGDPKYPGIFTRLTARYLQWIRDVTGGAD; encoded by the exons atggcatatatatatagtaggacAGGATCTTGTGGAGGGACGCTCATTAAGCAAAACTGGGTGCTAACTGCAGCTCACTGCGTTGT TAACAATTCAGAGGTTATACTTGGGGCTCATAAAGTGAAAAGCAGAGAAAACGAGCAGCAGAGATTTAGCGTTGCCAGAGCAATTCCACACCCATGCTTTGAATGGAAGAAAAAGATCCATGACATTCAGCTTCTTCAG ATTAAAGGAGCTGCGAAACTCAACAAATTTGTCTCAGTACTAAAGCTGCCAACCACTGATATGGATGTGAAGCCTGGAAGTAGTTGTAGCACTGCCGGCTGGGGAGTCACCAAACCTAATGGCAAAACTCCATCAGATGTCCTCCGGGAAGTTAATGTCACTGTTGTAGACAGAGGCACATGCAACAAAATCTATAAGAAGTTTAAAACTGAAATAAGCACCAACATGCTATGCGCTGGAGCACCTAAAAAATCAGATAAAAAATATGATGCCTGTCAG GGGGATTCTGGTGGGCCACTGATTTGTGGTAAAGAATTCAGCGGAATTGTttcatttggaaaaaaatgtggCGATCCTAAATACCCTGGCATTTACACGCGGCTGACAGCAAGGTACCTGCAATGGATACGGGATGTAACAGGAGGGGCTGACTGA